The genomic segment TCCGTCTGCGTGGGGCGTCGGGTCGCGCGGCGATGGCCGATTGGTTTATTTGATTCGAGTCGCATCACGATGGCGCAAGACAAGGCCAAAGACAAGCCCAAAGAGGAACCCGCCAAGGACGGCGCGGGGGAAGCGGCGCCCGAAAAGGCCAGCGGCAAATCGGGCAAGATGATGACGATGGCCATCTTCGGCGGGGCGATGCTGATCGAAGGCGTGGCCATCTTCGCGTGCATGAAGTTCCTGGGCACCGAACCGGACCCCACGCACGGCATGCAGGAGATGACGGTCACGAGCAAGCCCTGGGCGCAGAGCGTGGAGATGCCGGTCGCGAAGGTGCGCGTGCCGAACAACAATGGCGCGCGGACGGTGTTGTACAGCGTCAACGTTGTGTTGAGCGTGCATCATGCCGAGGCCGATCGCATTCGCGAGTTCATGGAGAATCGCAAGAGCACGATCGAAGACGTGATCAGTCGCGTGGTTCGCAGCGCCGACGAGGGGCATCTTGCCGAGCCGGGGCTGGAGACGCTCAAGCGGCAGATTCGATTTGAGTTGAGCACGTTGTTTGGGGATGACAGGGCGATTGAACAGGTGTTGATCCCCGAGTGCACACCGATCCCGGCGGGCTTCTAAGCGCTCGCCGGATCGAAACGGTCGGACAGGATGTCCGCGAGCAAGCCAGGGAAGGCGGAGCCGATGGCACAGCAGGAACCCAATCCCAATCCAGGTCAACCGGTGGCCGAAGCGCCGGACTCCGCGACCCCGCCGCCCGATGCGGTGGGGGATGCGACGTCGAGCGCGTCGACGATGGCGGCGTCGCCGGGGGCCGCGCCGGAAGCTGTTCCGGCATCAGGCAAAGAAGCGACGGCGCCGGCGCGGGCAGAAGTCGGCGGCGGAGCGGCGATGGACCTGCCGGAGTTCGAACCGGATCGCGCGGCGGGTGGAACGGCTACCGCAGCGACCGCGGCCATCGATCTGCTGAACGACGTGGAGTTGAACGTCACGATCGAGCTGGGCCGGGCGCAGATGCTGATCGAGGAGGTGCTCAAACTGGGCGAAGGCTCGGTCGTGGAGCTGGACAAGCTGGCGGGCGACCCGGTGGACGTGCTGGTGAACGATCGGCTCGTGGCGCGGGGCGAAGTGCTGGTGCTCAACGATAACTTTTGCGTCCGCATCAGCGAAATCATTACGCCGGACCTGGAACACGCGGCCAATTAGGGGAGCGTCGCGTGCGTCATTATTATGTCATTTCGTTCGTACGATGCGCAGCGCGGGGCATGGCCGCAGCGATTCTGCTCTGCGCCGCGTCGCGCGTGATCGCGGAGGATGAAAGCGGTCGGGTCGTCACCAATGCTCCCGTGCAGACCGATGGATCCGTGTTGACGGATTCGTCCTCGGCCGGGGGGCTTGCAGCATCAGCGAGCGCAAGCTCGCCGGAACCATTTGGTGCGGGGGTGATTCGGCGAGGGACGGAGCGCCGTGCGAACGCGGCGACGGGCGACCGCGCACCGGGCCGTGCGAGCGCTGCGACCAGTGGGTTGCGCATCTGGTTGCCGTTGGCGGTTGTGCTGGTGGTGATCGTCGCGCTGGCATGGGCGGCGCGGCGGCTGTTCCCCCGGATGGGGCGTGCCGGTGGAGACGGTGCGATCACGGTGCTGTCGCGCTGCGTGCTGTCACCCAAGCAGAGCCTGTGTCTGGTGCGGCTGGGTCGGCGGGTCGTGCTGGTCGGCCTGACACCAGATCGGATCAATACGCTAGCAGAAATAAGCGACCCGGATGAGGCGGCGCTGTTGATCGCGGCGGCGTCGAGCCAACGGGCGGAGTCGTTTCGCAGCGCGCTGGTCGGGATGATGAGCGCGTACCGGCCTGGTGCGCTGAATGAGGCGGGCAGCGAAGAGTCGGAGCAGGTGCCTGGGCGGAACGAGTCATGGGTAAATGGGTCGCTTCCGAGCGTGTCGGCGCTGGCGGACCGGGTTCGCAGCATGGCCCGGCGCGGCGCGGCGGCGCGGTGATGCGATCGGCGGCAGGATGCCGCCGTGGGATTCGCAACGGAGTTGCGTGATGCGCGCGGAGCGCGAAGGCGGACGAGCAGTCAGTGGGAATCGTGCGAGCTTGCGCGTCGCGCGGGCATTCTGCGCCGCCGCACTGTTACTCGGTACGGTGGTTGCTCCCGCCATCGCGCAGGACCAGCCCTCCGCATCGCGAGCGATTCACGTCGACAATCCGTTGGGCATTCCCGACGTGAGCGGGCTGGTTCCGGCTGCGAAGGACGGCGCGGGCGTGTCGGCGTCGCTCCGCATTCTCGTCCTGCTCACGGTGCTTTCGCTCGCGCCGTCCATCCTCATCATGATGACGAGCTTCACGCGCATCATGGTCGTGCTGGCGCTGCTGCGTCAGGCGATCGGGGCGCAGCAGCTTCCGCCGGGCCAGGTGCTGGTGGGCCTGTCGCTCATCATGACGATGCTCGTGATGGCGCCGACGTGGCAGAAGATGAAGGCCGAAGGGGTGGACCCGTACCTGGAAGGGCGCATGGACCAGGCGACGGCCCTGGATCGCGGCAGCGCGCCGCTGCGGGAGTTCATGTTCCGTCAGATTGAAGCCGCCGGTAATGAGGAGAACGTCTATTTATTCGCCGAGTACGCGCGCGGCCCGCTGCCCGATGGCGCCGAGCTGAAGCGTGACGACGTGCGGCTGGCCGAGCTGGTTCCGGCCTTCGTCTTGAGCGAGTTGAAGACGGCGTTCGTGATGGGTTTCAAGATTTATCTTCCGTTCCTCGTCATCGACATGGTCATCGCGTCGATTCTGATCAGCATGGGCATGATGATGCTGCCGCCGGTGCTGATTTCGCTGCCGTTCAAGCTGATGCTGTTCGTGCTGGCTGATGGCTGGGGCATGGTGGTCGGGTCGCTCTTGCACAGTTTCGGATGAGCGCGGCGTCGGAGTAAGGCATGGACACCGGAACGGCACTGGACTTGGCGCACGAGGCGTTGCTGCTCGCGTTGATCCTCGCCGGGCCGATCATGGCGATCGGCATGGTCGTGGGGTTGATCATCAGCATCGTGCAGGCCGTGACGCAGTTGCACGAGCAGACGCTGACGTTCGTGCCGAAGATCGTGGCGATGGGCGTGGCGACAGCGCTGTTTATCCCGTGGCTCACGACGCGCATGGTGGAATACACCCAGCGGTTGTGGGGAGGCGGATGAGGAGCGAGCGTCAGGGATTCAATACGCCAAACTGTTGAGATGTCGAAACGCGGAATCGTCCGACCCATGCCTTTGAGCTTGTTGCAACTCGAGATGCTCCTGCCGGCCTTCATGATGGTGCTGGCGCGCACGGCCGGCGCGGTCGTGGCGGTGCCGATGTTCTCGAATACGCAGATCCCGGCGATGGTCAAGGTGCTGCTCGCGGTGACGCTGGGCTTCGTCGCGTTTCCCGTCGTGATGCCGATGTTGCCGACGGATGTCTCACTCACGCAGGCGGCGACCGGTCTGGCATCGGAATTTCTGATCGGCGAGCTGCTGGGGTTGGCGGCGGGTGCAGCGCTGTTCGCGGCGCAGATGGCGGGCAACGTCGTGAGTCAGCAGGCGGGCCTTTCGCTGGGGCAGGTGTTCAACCCGATGCTCGATGAAGAGACGACCGTGCTCGATCAGTTGTGGTTTTTCGGGGCGCTGATGTTTTTCTTTGCGTTTCGCGGACATCTGGCCGTCGTGTCGGCGTTGCTGGGGAGCTTTGAGCTAGTGCCGCCGATGAGCCTGGCGCTGGATGCGGGGCTGCTGGATGTCGCCGCCGGTCTGGCGACGAGCATGTTCGAGGTGGCGCTGCGTCTGGCAGGACCATCGGTGCTGGCGCTGCTGGCGACGTCGCTCGTGCTGGGCTTCCTGACGAAGACGATGCCGCAGTTAAACATCCTGTCGGTCGGTTTTGCATTCAAGGTCGCGGTCGGCTTGATCGCCGTGGCCGCGACGATGGCGTACTCGGGCAATCTGATTGCCGATACGGCCAGCGAGAGTCTCGATTCGGTGGGGCGATCCTGGCAAGTCGCCGCGGAGGGTCTGACGCGTGGCGGATGATCGACAAGACCGGACCGAGGCCCCGACGCCGCGGCGTCGCTTCGAAGCGCGCGAGAAGGGTCAGGTTGCGCGCAGCGCTGATCTGACCTCGGCGTTGCTGCTGCTGGGCGGGCTGGTCAGCCTGAAGTTGTTCGGTCCGCGCCTGATGACCGCGCTGATGGATTTCATGTCGGCGCAGTTGACGATGCACGATCCCGCGACGGCGGCGCGGCTCGACATGCCGGTCCTGCTCGCGGCGATCGGCATGACGCTGCTGGTGGCGGTGGGGCCGATCATGCTGGGGCTGGTGGTCGTGGCGGCGCTATCGAATCTTGTGCAAGTCGGCATCCTCGTATCGAGCACGGCGCTGGCGCCGAACGTGAGCCGGCTCAATCCGATCAGCGGCTTCGGCAAACTGTTCAGCGGTCGTACGGGCATGCAGTTGGTGATGAACCTGCTGAAACTGCTAGTCGTGTCGTACTTCGTGTATCAGGCCGCGATGGACCACAGCGGGCGCATTCTGATGGCGATGGCGGTCGGCGGATGGGAGCAACTCGGGCTGCTGGCGGACGTGCTGTACGACTTGGGACTGCGCATAGCGATTGTGCTGGTGGTGCTGGCGTTGTTGGACTACGCCTATCAACGGAGAAAGTTCGAAGCCGATTTGCGCATGACCAAGCACGAGGTGAAGGAGGAGATGCGCAGCATGGAGGGCGATCCGATCATCAAATCGCGCCGGCGAAAGATGCAGTTCGTCGCGCTGATGCAGCAGATTCGCAAGGCGGTGCCGACGGCCGACGTGGTGGTGACGAACCCGACGGAGCTGGCCGTGGCGATCCAGTACGACCAGAAGTCGATGGCGGCACCGAAGGTCGTGGCCAAGGGGGCAGATTTGATCGCGGCGAAGATTCGCGAAGTGGCGATCGCCAGCGGCGTGCCGATTCTGGAGCGCAAGCCGTTGGCGCAGGCGTTGTACAAGATGGTGGAAGTCGGGCAGGAGATCCCCGAACAGTTTTACAAGGCGATCGCGGAAGTGCTTGCGTACGTGTACGAGCTGTCGGGCAAGGCGCG from the Planctomycetia bacterium genome contains:
- the fliN gene encoding flagellar motor switch protein FliN, encoding MSASKPGKAEPMAQQEPNPNPGQPVAEAPDSATPPPDAVGDATSSASTMAASPGAAPEAVPASGKEATAPARAEVGGGAAMDLPEFEPDRAAGGTATAATAAIDLLNDVELNVTIELGRAQMLIEEVLKLGEGSVVELDKLAGDPVDVLVNDRLVARGEVLVLNDNFCVRISEIITPDLEHAAN
- the flhB gene encoding flagellar biosynthesis protein FlhB: MADDRQDRTEAPTPRRRFEAREKGQVARSADLTSALLLLGGLVSLKLFGPRLMTALMDFMSAQLTMHDPATAARLDMPVLLAAIGMTLLVAVGPIMLGLVVVAALSNLVQVGILVSSTALAPNVSRLNPISGFGKLFSGRTGMQLVMNLLKLLVVSYFVYQAAMDHSGRILMAMAVGGWEQLGLLADVLYDLGLRIAIVLVVLALLDYAYQRRKFEADLRMTKHEVKEEMRSMEGDPIIKSRRRKMQFVALMQQIRKAVPTADVVVTNPTELAVAIQYDQKSMAAPKVVAKGADLIAAKIREVAIASGVPILERKPLAQALYKMVEVGQEIPEQFYKAIAEVLAYVYELSGKARSMRRGTAA
- a CDS encoding flagellar biosynthetic protein FliR; the encoded protein is MPLSLLQLEMLLPAFMMVLARTAGAVVAVPMFSNTQIPAMVKVLLAVTLGFVAFPVVMPMLPTDVSLTQAATGLASEFLIGELLGLAAGAALFAAQMAGNVVSQQAGLSLGQVFNPMLDEETTVLDQLWFFGALMFFFAFRGHLAVVSALLGSFELVPPMSLALDAGLLDVAAGLATSMFEVALRLAGPSVLALLATSLVLGFLTKTMPQLNILSVGFAFKVAVGLIAVAATMAYSGNLIADTASESLDSVGRSWQVAAEGLTRGG
- the fliP gene encoding flagellar type III secretion system pore protein FliP (The bacterial flagellar biogenesis protein FliP forms a type III secretion system (T3SS)-type pore required for flagellar assembly.), which encodes MRAEREGGRAVSGNRASLRVARAFCAAALLLGTVVAPAIAQDQPSASRAIHVDNPLGIPDVSGLVPAAKDGAGVSASLRILVLLTVLSLAPSILIMMTSFTRIMVVLALLRQAIGAQQLPPGQVLVGLSLIMTMLVMAPTWQKMKAEGVDPYLEGRMDQATALDRGSAPLREFMFRQIEAAGNEENVYLFAEYARGPLPDGAELKRDDVRLAELVPAFVLSELKTAFVMGFKIYLPFLVIDMVIASILISMGMMMLPPVLISLPFKLMLFVLADGWGMVVGSLLHSFG
- a CDS encoding flagellar biosynthetic protein FliO: MAAAILLCAASRVIAEDESGRVVTNAPVQTDGSVLTDSSSAGGLAASASASSPEPFGAGVIRRGTERRANAATGDRAPGRASAATSGLRIWLPLAVVLVVIVALAWAARRLFPRMGRAGGDGAITVLSRCVLSPKQSLCLVRLGRRVVLVGLTPDRINTLAEISDPDEAALLIAAASSQRAESFRSALVGMMSAYRPGALNEAGSEESEQVPGRNESWVNGSLPSVSALADRVRSMARRGAAAR
- the fliQ gene encoding flagellar biosynthesis protein FliQ yields the protein MDTGTALDLAHEALLLALILAGPIMAIGMVVGLIISIVQAVTQLHEQTLTFVPKIVAMGVATALFIPWLTTRMVEYTQRLWGGG